Part of the Flavobacteriales bacterium genome is shown below.
ATGACAAGGGTTCGACTAACTCTATAATGTTTTTCTTGGCTGCTGCAGGGGTGCCATTTACCTTGATTCTTATAGTGATGTTATACTTGCAGGATTTTGTTCCTGAAAAGCGTAAATGGTTTTTCATTTTCGTGATAATTTCATTAATGACAGAGCCTATTTTGCTAAGACCTTTTTTCCTTACTTTTGTAATGTCAGGAGGTATTTATATAATTAACAAGTTTAGATGGAAAATATATTAATTTCTGGAGGAGCAGGATTTATTGGCTCTAATTTAGCGTTGAAGCTTGTTAGTCTTGGGCACAATGTAAGTGTGTTAGATAACCTTTCGCCCCAGATACATACCAATTCCAAAGAAAATTCTCAGTTATATCAGTCTATAAAAGGTAAAGTTACTTTTATAAACGGAGATGTAAGAAATAGAAAAGATTGGCAAAACGCTATTGTAAACACTACTATTATTGTACACTTGGCAGCAGAAACCGGTACAGGTCAGTCCATGTATCAAATTGAAAAATATGTTCAAGTGAATTGTGGTGGGACAGCCCTAATGTTAGATGTATTAGCCAATGAGAAACATACTGTTAAGAAAGTAGTAGTTGCCTCATCACGTGCAATATATGGTGAAGGGAAATACCATTGTGATTTACATGGCGAGGGATATCCTAATGAACGAGAAGACGCCCAAATGTCAAACGGGCAATTTGAGCCATTATGTAGCATTTGCAAACAACCTTTGAGTATGTTAGCAACTGATGAAGACTCTAAGATTCATCCGTCTTCTATATATGGAATTACTAAAAGTGACCAAGAACAAATGATTCTTGTGGCTTGTAAGAGTTTAGGTATTTCCGCTATTGCTTTGAGGTATCAAAATGTCTATGGACCGGGACAATCCCTTAG
Proteins encoded:
- a CDS encoding NAD-dependent epimerase/dehydratase family protein; the encoded protein is MENILISGGAGFIGSNLALKLVSLGHNVSVLDNLSPQIHTNSKENSQLYQSIKGKVTFINGDVRNRKDWQNAIVNTTIIVHLAAETGTGQSMYQIEKYVQVNCGGTALMLDVLANEKHTVKKVVVASSRAIYGEGKYHCDLHGEGYPNEREDAQMSNGQFEPLCSICKQPLSMLATDEDSKIHPSSIYGITKSDQEQMILVACKSLGISAIALRYQNVYGPGQSLSNPYTGILSIFSTRILNNNPINIFEDGKESRDFVFIDDVVSATVLAIQDNKLKSCSLNVGSGVSTTVKTVADSLKKLYQSDVDINVSGNYRLGDIRHNKADISKIKKLLGFSPKVSFEDGLKQFVDWVKKQEVNSDNYEQSINEMKDKGLMK